From Actinopolyspora lacussalsi, a single genomic window includes:
- a CDS encoding uncharacterized protein (DUF779 family) (product_source=COG3564; cog=COG3564; ko=KO:K09959; pfam=PF05610; superfamily=89360) produces the protein MNTPAPQRVAVTDQAAELIRRLVEQHGHVMFHQSGGCCDGSAPMCYPHGEFRTGVNDVHLGDLEVEGVAEGVEVWMSGPQFEYWRHTHLTIDVVSGRGSGFSLEAPEGVRFLLRSRLLTSEELAGLET, from the coding sequence ATGAACACACCGGCCCCGCAACGGGTGGCCGTGACCGACCAGGCGGCGGAACTCATCCGTCGCCTAGTCGAGCAGCACGGTCACGTCATGTTCCACCAGTCCGGCGGGTGCTGCGACGGCAGTGCACCGATGTGCTATCCCCACGGCGAGTTCCGCACCGGGGTCAACGACGTGCACCTGGGAGACCTCGAGGTCGAAGGTGTCGCCGAGGGTGTCGAGGTGTGGATGTCGGGACCGCAGTTCGAGTACTGGCGGCACACCCATCTGACCATCGACGTGGTCAGTGGTCGGGGCAGCGGATTCTCGCTGGAGGCACCGGAAGGTGTGCGGTTCCTGCTCCGTTCACGCCTGCTCACCTCGGAGGAACTGGCCGGGCTCGAAACCTGA
- a CDS encoding hypothetical protein (product_source=Hypo-rule applied; superfamily=47175), with product MSTPSSSSETDQPAAVDQLATALQALGHYRGTNTADEHAAAAERIGGEAVYRAYLANALLGAAQLEAILNESGEFDAEQRTAVYLQQQQTAGVAGDQTSMLEFLRWQLLRLASPLRETAQSEQAGPVQVAAAQTAEGLDRLLSVSAASQTLTEQADIDSVAEQLDTAHQALSSAAENIDQLRALTERARSGSDSGSSES from the coding sequence ATGAGCACCCCGTCCTCCTCGTCCGAAACCGATCAGCCCGCCGCGGTCGACCAACTGGCCACCGCACTGCAAGCGCTGGGCCACTATCGCGGGACGAACACCGCCGACGAACACGCGGCCGCGGCCGAACGGATCGGCGGTGAAGCGGTCTACCGCGCCTACCTGGCCAACGCGCTGCTCGGGGCCGCCCAGCTCGAAGCGATCCTGAACGAGTCCGGCGAATTCGACGCCGAACAGCGCACCGCCGTCTATCTGCAGCAGCAGCAAACCGCCGGGGTCGCGGGCGATCAGACCAGCATGCTCGAATTCCTGCGGTGGCAGTTGCTGCGGCTCGCCTCCCCCCTGCGGGAGACCGCCCAATCCGAACAGGCGGGGCCGGTCCAGGTGGCCGCCGCGCAGACCGCCGAAGGGCTGGATCGGCTGCTGTCCGTGAGCGCGGCGAGCCAAACCCTCACCGAACAGGCCGATATCGACTCGGTCGCCGAACAGCTCGACACAGCACACCAGGCGCTGAGCAGCGCTGCAGAGAACATCGACCAGCTGCGCGCGCTGACCGAGCGGGCCCGCTCCGGATCGGACTCCGGGAGTTCCGAGTCCTGA